One Mesomycoplasma molare genomic window carries:
- a CDS encoding DEAD/DEAH box helicase, with protein MKQLYKYQQDALNKALLYDRYLLALDMGLGKTFTALKWLEKIKQTNNYNTIILVDSKKVLDWKEESENVGLENIEAFLNTKDNEKFLDFNQERNKIYILSYARFRSILKQNKNFNIEYFFNLIVDESQVLKDSKSQLTKILLSKTNLINKLLLLSGDPISTGYHNLYSQMKLLNIFENEFKYSDFQYHFCKIFTIPKKYIPIITGYKNVDKLLDLLKSRAHFLKTEEAVDLPQKRAHQRIVKINKHYLNFKKDHALIEQEWSASGNTTIKYFHNLRQLASGVIKTESGEYKKVDDAKFDELKDLIESSTFNFSLFYNYKAELHFIKKLLEELKIKYFEINGQKNELKDALNYDGRFIILIQYASGSRGIDGLQNKIFNQIYFSLTYSGEMYKQSLKRIHRLGQENKVNYYFLLAENSIEKNILDCLKNSQDYTQEIFKKEFNIQDNQETKEKGDYEWN; from the coding sequence ATGAAACAACTTTATAAATACCAACAAGACGCATTAAATAAGGCGCTTTTATACGACCGTTATTTATTAGCATTAGACATGGGACTAGGTAAAACTTTTACGGCGCTTAAATGATTAGAAAAAATTAAGCAAACAAACAACTATAACACCATTATTTTGGTAGACAGTAAAAAAGTTTTAGACTGAAAGGAAGAAAGCGAGAACGTAGGACTAGAAAATATAGAAGCATTTTTAAACACTAAAGACAACGAAAAATTTTTAGACTTTAACCAAGAAAGAAACAAAATTTATATTTTAAGTTACGCAAGATTTAGAAGTATTTTGAAGCAAAATAAAAATTTTAATATCGAATATTTTTTTAACTTAATAGTTGACGAGAGCCAAGTTTTAAAAGACAGCAAGTCGCAATTGACAAAAATATTATTAAGTAAAACAAACCTTATTAATAAATTATTACTTTTAAGCGGAGACCCGATAAGCACTGGATACCATAACCTTTACTCCCAAATGAAGTTACTAAATATTTTTGAAAATGAATTTAAATACAGTGACTTTCAATACCATTTTTGCAAGATTTTTACAATACCAAAAAAATATATACCAATAATAACGGGATATAAAAATGTAGATAAATTACTGGACTTATTAAAGAGCAGAGCGCACTTTCTAAAAACAGAGGAAGCAGTAGATCTGCCGCAGAAAAGAGCGCACCAAAGAATAGTAAAAATAAATAAGCATTATTTAAATTTTAAAAAAGACCATGCGCTAATAGAGCAAGAGTGAAGCGCAAGCGGAAATACCACCATAAAATACTTTCATAACTTAAGACAATTAGCAAGCGGGGTCATAAAAACCGAGAGTGGCGAATATAAGAAAGTGGACGACGCTAAATTTGACGAACTAAAAGATTTAATAGAAAGCAGCACCTTTAATTTTTCGCTTTTTTACAACTATAAAGCAGAGCTTCATTTTATTAAAAAATTATTAGAAGAATTAAAGATTAAATATTTTGAAATAAACGGGCAAAAGAACGAATTAAAGGATGCTTTAAATTATGATGGTCGCTTTATTATTCTAATACAATACGCAAGCGGAAGCAGGGGCATAGACGGATTACAAAATAAAATTTTTAACCAGATTTATTTTTCTTTAACATACAGTGGCGAGATGTATAAGCAGTCGCTAAAAAGAATACATAGATTAGGACAAGAAAACAAGGTGAATTATTACTTTCTATTGGCAGAAAATAGCATAGAAAAAAACATTTTAGATTGCTTAAAAAACAGCCAAGATTACACCCAAGAAATATTTAAAAAAGAATTTAACATACAAGACAACCAAGAAACAAAAGAAAAAGGAGATTATGAATGAAATTAA
- a CDS encoding DUF669 domain-containing protein codes for MFTFNKDWEQRAKELDEKYKKIPDGEYKGIVKSASLTRSQAGYEVVDIMVEITDNQELSGATTNKLYYIDNNYPHKKKLDLDGKLLDKLLLSFNLKYASKEEFVIALLKLSEKPVSIKIKRTTGADGKTYITRYIEPLTEAEAKDGNDENWDMNSFI; via the coding sequence ATGTTTACATTTAACAAAGACTGAGAACAAAGAGCAAAAGAATTAGATGAGAAATATAAAAAAATACCTGATGGAGAATATAAAGGAATAGTAAAAAGCGCCTCTTTAACAAGAAGCCAAGCAGGATATGAAGTGGTGGACATTATGGTAGAAATTACAGACAACCAAGAATTAAGCGGAGCAACAACCAACAAACTTTATTACATAGACAATAACTACCCGCATAAAAAGAAATTAGATTTAGACGGAAAACTTTTGGACAAACTTTTATTAAGTTTTAATTTGAAATATGCAAGCAAGGAGGAATTTGTAATAGCGTTATTAAAATTAAGCGAAAAACCAGTGAGCATAAAAATAAAAAGAACAACAGGCGCAGACGGTAAAACATACATAACAAGATATATTGAACCTTTAACTGAAGCTGAAGCAAAAGACGGAAACGACGAGAACTGAGATATGAATAGTTTTATTTAA
- a CDS encoding adenine-specific methyltransferase EcoRI family protein → MEITKKKKTLMDITNEWFKAQNKPADKVKLEQAKVKRADEFYTPYELIEKEMELHQESFENKTLYLPADDLYLLEEYFDDPESRASQFWVYFHKNFKRLKLKKLIATSMKRSGNAFAYIYQGGDDNNIEEYEKEELNNNGDFRNLDNFKFFEQADIIVTNPPFSIFKDFWKIIQASGKQFLILGGLLTFANVLFMKDLIDKKYHFGYTEPHYFYDYNKDEFGNVKTIKSTVPTLWYTNLPKKHGRAVLQRKLDGEKQEYKWHYVDAETIHISSSKYWSDVQELKAKYYLVPITLIFKLDIDNEWDILGTDENNILNKKFGEIRVNGKEVFRRLLIRKRENKNE, encoded by the coding sequence ATGGAGATAACAAAAAAGAAAAAGACCTTGATGGATATAACCAACGAATGATTTAAAGCGCAAAATAAACCCGCGGATAAAGTGAAATTAGAACAAGCAAAAGTAAAAAGAGCGGACGAATTTTACACCCCTTATGAATTAATAGAAAAAGAGATGGAATTACACCAAGAAAGTTTTGAAAATAAAACGTTATATTTGCCAGCGGACGACCTTTATTTATTAGAAGAATACTTCGACGACCCTGAAAGCAGAGCATCGCAATTTTGAGTATACTTTCATAAAAATTTTAAGCGCTTAAAACTGAAAAAACTAATAGCAACTTCAATGAAAAGGAGCGGGAATGCTTTTGCTTATATTTATCAAGGTGGAGACGATAACAACATAGAAGAATACGAAAAAGAAGAATTAAACAATAATGGAGACTTTAGAAATTTAGATAACTTTAAATTTTTCGAACAAGCAGATATTATAGTGACCAACCCACCTTTTTCAATTTTTAAGGACTTTTGAAAAATAATACAAGCAAGTGGTAAACAATTCTTAATTTTGGGTGGACTTTTAACTTTTGCCAACGTTTTATTTATGAAGGATTTAATAGATAAAAAATATCATTTTGGATACACTGAACCGCATTATTTTTACGACTATAACAAAGACGAATTTGGGAATGTAAAAACTATAAAAAGCACCGTGCCCACTTTATGATATACAAACCTGCCAAAGAAACACGGTAGAGCAGTTTTACAAAGAAAATTAGACGGAGAAAAACAAGAATATAAATGGCATTATGTAGATGCAGAAACTATACATATAAGCAGTTCAAAATACTGAAGCGACGTGCAAGAACTAAAAGCGAAATATTACCTTGTGCCAATAACTTTAATTTTTAAATTAGATATAGACAACGAGTGAGACATTTTAGGAACAGATGAAAATAACATATTAAATAAAAAATTTGGCGAAATTAGAGTGAATGGGAAAGAAGTTTTTAGAAGATTACTAATTAGAAAGAGAGAAAATAAAAATGAATAA
- the metK gene encoding methionine adenosyltransferase, producing MNKTKKFISAEAVGIGHPDKIADKISDVVADYLIEKADNKQEARTAIETLISGDDIIVRGEFKAESEANKNLDKKEYWKSLYWNLKNEIIDKVFKPLRDKKCYNFNIKLSEQSEDIAQAVDKENQEIGAGDQGIVYGYATNESENFLPIAFNIATRILQEVEERIRNKTLLNAGYDMKSQVILEKTKDNYKVHTVILSVQHSKNYDEFEFKTKLSELIKKAAKVFLPNINYDFNILINSSGQFIKGGAEADAGVTGRKLMVDTYGTIAHHGGGAFSGKDFTKVDRSGAYIARYIAKNLVKAQLVDKAEVQLTWAIGKPTPLSININTFKTNKVPVNLLIRSVRKFAPLKVKDIIEKFNKQEIKFSAITNYGHFNNQNTPWEQTDIANKMKRYVLAQLKKRKK from the coding sequence ATGAATAAAACAAAAAAATTTATAAGCGCAGAAGCAGTAGGGATTGGACACCCTGATAAAATAGCGGACAAAATTAGCGACGTGGTGGCGGACTATTTAATAGAAAAAGCGGATAACAAACAAGAAGCAAGAACAGCCATTGAAACACTAATAAGTGGGGACGATATTATAGTGCGTGGAGAATTTAAGGCAGAAAGTGAAGCGAATAAAAATTTAGATAAAAAAGAATATTGAAAGAGCTTATATTGGAATTTAAAGAATGAAATTATAGATAAAGTTTTCAAACCTTTACGAGATAAAAAATGCTATAACTTTAATATTAAACTTTCAGAACAAAGCGAAGACATAGCGCAAGCAGTAGACAAAGAAAACCAAGAGATCGGCGCAGGAGACCAAGGCATCGTTTATGGATATGCAACGAATGAGAGTGAGAACTTTTTACCTATTGCCTTTAATATAGCAACAAGAATTCTGCAAGAAGTGGAAGAAAGAATAAGAAATAAAACGCTTTTAAATGCAGGATATGATATGAAGTCCCAAGTTATTTTAGAAAAGACAAAAGATAATTATAAGGTTCATACAGTTATATTAAGCGTTCAACATTCTAAAAATTATGATGAATTTGAATTTAAAACAAAATTAAGCGAATTAATAAAAAAGGCGGCAAAAGTATTTTTACCAAACATAAATTACGACTTTAATATTTTAATAAATTCTAGCGGGCAATTTATCAAGGGCGGAGCAGAAGCAGACGCAGGCGTAACCGGTAGAAAATTAATGGTTGATACATACGGAACAATAGCGCACCATGGGGGCGGAGCATTTAGCGGAAAAGATTTTACAAAAGTAGATAGAAGCGGCGCATATATAGCAAGATACATAGCAAAAAATTTAGTAAAAGCGCAATTAGTAGACAAAGCAGAAGTTCAATTAACATGAGCCATTGGCAAACCAACCCCACTTTCTATTAATATAAACACCTTTAAAACAAACAAGGTACCTGTGAATTTATTAATTAGATCAGTAAGAAAATTTGCACCTTTAAAAGTAAAAGACATTATAGAAAAATTTAATAAGCAAGAAATAAAATTTAGCGCAATTACTAATTATGGACACTTTAACAACCAAAATACTCCATGAGAACAAACAGACATAGCAAACAAAATGAAAAGATACGTTTTAGCGCAATTAAAGAAAAGAAAAAAATAA
- a CDS encoding DNA primase family protein, whose amino-acid sequence MNEKEKNLIDKEALNNFFNNECEFIILNNDKTPKHSFKGGKNLYRFEEVKSEQNLGIYLQDNWVVLDIDNKDNPLSSKKLIEIIDDFGWQCNIMKTDRGHHLWFKLANELKNAVDIVLPFGIKADVKASKNNGYVVIKKDGSFRQWIRFFKSVDLLPSELTPLDNKDAFKDLASPVLLEEGSRRDNLFQRIKTFALAGWDRTRTFNVLSAINKFLFLKPLDEYEVENCFLGSEQFFEKYKNRYVFHNGREFLHLNFINFLIEEYKLKRYSKQLFVFDKEEEIYKRADDNFLMGLMLKENKMLKKAQLSEVLNHLKVTTAIPEKEPEKNIVALKNTYYNLETYRKIKPDDKYFVISKINVEYNRRYLRTETIDKFFNNITLNDKQLINILYEYIGYCLTPDTRYQKSLLLYGPTASNGKSTFLEVLTNFFSVENVSFLSFEELNGRFSTSTLIDKMVNIGADISTDHIKDPSKFKKLSSGDNVEAEFKGKDMFSFKNKAKLIFAANKLPTTSEKSYGYFRRFLIVPFDAEFKGNNDDKNVLDKLLTKNNMNVLFNYAIEGLKRLREKGGFTESDKVNDILTEYERNNNSVVLYLENSVQHSEEEIKAGLNIHDKAIFELYLDYKQYCGDFGYKALSLVKFKEEIMLYYKKIRLTTIRILENGIFKEKFLVTGGKHKKD is encoded by the coding sequence ATGAATGAAAAGGAAAAAAATTTAATTGATAAAGAAGCTTTAAATAACTTTTTTAATAATGAGTGCGAATTTATTATTTTGAATAATGATAAAACCCCTAAACATAGTTTTAAAGGCGGAAAAAATTTATATCGTTTTGAAGAAGTAAAGAGCGAACAAAATTTAGGAATATATCTGCAAGATAACTGAGTAGTTTTAGATATAGATAACAAAGATAACCCTTTAAGTAGTAAAAAATTAATTGAAATTATTGATGATTTTGGGTGGCAATGTAACATAATGAAAACAGACAGGGGGCACCACCTTTGATTTAAATTAGCTAATGAATTAAAAAACGCGGTTGATATTGTTTTACCATTTGGAATAAAGGCGGACGTAAAAGCAAGTAAAAACAACGGATACGTAGTTATTAAGAAAGATGGAAGTTTTAGGCAGTGAATAAGATTTTTTAAGAGTGTAGATTTATTGCCAAGTGAATTAACCCCTTTAGATAACAAAGATGCCTTTAAAGATTTAGCGTCCCCAGTTTTATTAGAAGAAGGGTCGAGACGAGATAACCTTTTTCAAAGAATTAAAACTTTTGCTTTAGCAGGATGAGACAGAACAAGAACCTTTAACGTTTTGAGCGCCATAAATAAATTTTTATTTTTAAAACCTTTGGACGAATACGAAGTTGAAAATTGCTTTTTAGGAAGTGAGCAGTTTTTCGAAAAATATAAAAATAGATATGTTTTTCATAATGGAAGAGAATTTTTACATTTAAACTTTATAAATTTTTTAATTGAAGAATATAAACTAAAAAGATATAGTAAACAATTGTTCGTTTTTGATAAGGAAGAAGAAATATACAAAAGAGCAGACGATAACTTTTTAATGGGGCTGATGCTGAAAGAAAACAAAATGCTAAAAAAGGCGCAACTAAGCGAAGTATTGAACCATTTGAAAGTTACGACCGCTATACCTGAAAAAGAACCAGAAAAGAATATCGTAGCGCTAAAAAATACTTATTATAATTTAGAAACTTATAGAAAAATAAAACCGGACGATAAGTATTTTGTTATTAGTAAAATAAACGTGGAATATAACCGCAGATATTTAAGAACTGAAACCATAGATAAGTTTTTTAATAATATAACCTTAAACGATAAACAGCTAATAAATATTTTATATGAATACATTGGCTATTGCTTAACACCTGATACAAGATATCAAAAAAGCTTATTATTATACGGACCGACGGCAAGTAACGGAAAGAGTACGTTTTTAGAAGTTTTAACAAACTTTTTTAGCGTAGAGAATGTTAGTTTTTTATCATTTGAAGAATTAAATGGGCGTTTTTCAACGAGCACCCTTATTGATAAAATGGTGAACATTGGAGCGGATATATCAACCGACCATATCAAAGACCCTTCAAAATTTAAAAAGCTTTCAAGCGGAGACAACGTAGAAGCGGAATTTAAAGGAAAAGATATGTTCTCTTTCAAAAACAAAGCTAAATTAATTTTTGCCGCTAATAAGCTGCCAACAACAAGCGAGAAAAGTTATGGATATTTTAGACGTTTTTTAATTGTGCCTTTTGATGCTGAATTTAAAGGAAATAACGACGATAAAAACGTTTTAGATAAGTTATTAACAAAAAATAATATGAACGTTTTATTTAATTATGCTATTGAAGGACTAAAGCGCCTAAGAGAAAAAGGCGGATTTACTGAAAGCGACAAAGTGAACGACATTTTAACTGAATATGAAAGAAATAATAATAGCGTCGTTTTATATTTAGAAAATAGCGTGCAGCATAGCGAAGAAGAAATAAAAGCAGGATTAAATATACATGATAAAGCTATTTTTGAACTTTATTTAGATTATAAGCAGTATTGCGGTGACTTTGGATATAAAGCGCTTTCATTAGTGAAATTTAAGGAAGAAATAATGCTTTATTATAAAAAAATAAGATTGACAACCATAAGAATTTTAGAGAATGGAATATTTAAAGAAAAATTTTTAGTAACAGGAGGAAAACATAAGAAAGATTAA
- the dcm gene encoding DNA (cytosine-5-)-methyltransferase produces the protein MQTKALKELEQKLNFKLDNVGSVEWDVFANIAHKLLNYNESINIDKDTPLSEILEKLKELEISSDTNSKIKSNYFKTLGENKTRIIYSFLKNIIETKQKLKQGQKLEKVDWDDISTLNYIPEKIDIFTYSFPCQDISTMGYGKGINENTRSGLLWELKRIFKNNKDKLPKVLVMENVKNLVSKNFIKDFEKWLEYLETLGYKTEYKTLNAIDYGSMQNRERVFAISWLDKNKEFKWPSKIKHNAKIRDIVEFERISEKDLERGARFLNAKSGEWKYNKQNNKMWRKIELKGYLESDKIIVHPDYWGQTLMKSAGIKLKVELETEKWGKIVKLLNGRESLMYMGLSKNDVDKIDNNILLTENKLKMLAGNSIELNTLKALFENIIKYLLN, from the coding sequence ATGCAAACAAAAGCACTAAAAGAATTAGAGCAAAAATTAAATTTTAAATTAGATAATGTAGGAAGCGTAGAGTGGGACGTTTTCGCCAACATTGCGCATAAATTATTAAATTATAACGAGTCCATTAATATTGATAAAGATACACCTTTAAGCGAGATATTGGAGAAACTGAAAGAATTAGAAATATCAAGTGATACAAACAGCAAAATAAAAAGTAATTATTTTAAAACTTTAGGGGAGAATAAAACCAGAATAATATATTCTTTTCTAAAAAATATCATAGAAACAAAACAAAAATTAAAACAAGGGCAAAAATTAGAAAAAGTAGATTGAGACGATATATCAACATTAAATTATATACCTGAAAAAATAGATATTTTTACATACAGCTTCCCGTGCCAAGATATATCAACCATGGGATATGGTAAAGGTATAAACGAAAATACAAGGTCGGGATTACTTTGAGAATTAAAAAGAATATTTAAGAATAATAAAGATAAATTGCCAAAAGTTTTAGTTATGGAGAACGTAAAAAATTTAGTAAGCAAAAACTTTATTAAGGACTTTGAAAAATGATTAGAATATTTAGAAACTTTAGGATACAAAACAGAATATAAAACATTAAATGCGATTGATTATGGCTCTATGCAGAACAGAGAAAGAGTTTTTGCGATAAGCTGGTTAGATAAAAATAAAGAATTTAAGTGACCTTCAAAAATAAAGCATAACGCCAAAATTAGAGATATTGTAGAATTTGAAAGAATAAGCGAAAAAGATTTAGAGCGTGGCGCGAGATTTTTAAATGCTAAAAGTGGAGAATGAAAGTATAACAAACAAAATAACAAAATGTGGCGTAAAATAGAATTAAAGGGATATTTAGAAAGCGATAAAATTATTGTTCACCCTGATTACTGGGGACAAACTTTAATGAAAAGCGCAGGGATAAAATTAAAAGTAGAATTAGAAACTGAAAAATGGGGCAAAATTGTTAAGTTATTGAACGGTCGAGAAAGTTTAATGTATATGGGATTAAGTAAAAACGACGTGGACAAAATAGATAATAATATTCTATTGACTGAAAATAAACTTAAAATGTTAGCAGGTAATTCTATTGAACTAAATACGCTAAAAGCACTTTTTGAAAATATTATAAAATACCTTTTAAATTAA
- a CDS encoding tyrosine-type recombinase/integrase codes for MNVAQYIKKLELLNYSKDTIRMYKWILESSLKVEELPFEEIIKRIIRDELKASSQTFHKKVFQSYLKFCKRYDEIEIVKELQEKRENKNTFREVLTREEIIEKTELTGYLKEDTFRTIIRFIFETGIRISEVNKITQDDKKLYVMGKGNKRREIFFNPETYSNLLKFKWMYKKEINIQAIRRKIKALFGDKYACHSLRRSFATHMFKNNADPKIIMKLLGHNDINTTFRYLQKSRDEELETYKKLFFQY; via the coding sequence ATGAACGTAGCACAATACATTAAAAAATTAGAATTATTAAATTACTCAAAAGACACAATAAGAATGTATAAATGAATTTTAGAAAGCTCATTGAAAGTGGAAGAATTACCTTTCGAAGAAATAATAAAAAGAATAATAAGAGATGAATTGAAAGCATCATCTCAGACTTTTCATAAGAAAGTTTTTCAATCATATTTAAAATTTTGTAAAAGATATGATGAAATAGAAATAGTAAAAGAACTCCAAGAAAAACGCGAAAACAAAAATACTTTTAGAGAAGTTTTAACAAGAGAAGAAATTATAGAAAAAACAGAATTAACTGGATATCTCAAGGAAGACACATTTAGAACCATAATCCGCTTTATTTTTGAAACAGGAATAAGAATAAGTGAAGTCAACAAAATCACTCAAGATGATAAAAAGTTATACGTTATGGGAAAAGGAAACAAAAGGCGGGAAATATTTTTCAATCCAGAAACTTATTCTAATTTATTAAAATTTAAATGAATGTATAAAAAAGAAATTAACATCCAAGCAATAAGACGCAAAATAAAGGCACTTTTTGGCGATAAATACGCGTGCCACTCATTACGTAGAAGTTTTGCCACTCATATGTTTAAGAACAACGCAGACCCCAAAATTATTATGAAACTATTAGGGCACAATGATATAAATACAACCTTTAGATATTTACAAAAAAGCAGAGACGAAGAATTAGAAACATATAAAAAATTATTTTTTCAATATTAA
- a CDS encoding Gp15 family bacteriophage protein, producing MDFNNDLEMILSAFKKTFNINPQELLKMPTKLFFAYFKDISEDTMLSKVIKLRQTPDAELSMEQLALKREYNLDNISREEYNNNAIAQFSKHILERRK from the coding sequence ATAGATTTTAATAATGATTTAGAAATGATTTTAAGCGCCTTTAAAAAGACTTTTAACATAAACCCCCAGGAATTACTAAAGATGCCCACAAAACTATTTTTTGCTTATTTTAAGGATATAAGCGAGGATACTATGCTCTCTAAAGTTATTAAACTCAGGCAAACACCAGACGCAGAATTAAGCATGGAGCAATTAGCACTAAAGCGGGAATATAATTTAGATAATATATCAAGGGAAGAATACAACAATAACGCAATAGCGCAGTTTTCAAAACATATTTTAGAAAGGAGAAAGTAG